The following proteins come from a genomic window of Chryseobacterium glaciei:
- a CDS encoding biliverdin-producing heme oxygenase, translated as MVSEYLKQNTAEYHDAAEKLFNSEKIFNKTFTLEDYKKIINTNYLMLLHSEDKIFSNLSDKFSEKLQLNQRKKLPLIEKDLQSLSLENQNASHDLEFSNDYEALGAMYVIEGSTLGGNVIAKQLSKTEGFDNVTFNFFGCYQENTGPMWKNFKEVLDTEVTEENYNEVLSGAKKLYTFLLNVN; from the coding sequence ATGGTATCTGAATATCTTAAACAAAACACTGCAGAATATCACGATGCAGCAGAGAAACTTTTTAATTCTGAAAAAATTTTTAACAAGACTTTCACTTTAGAAGATTATAAAAAAATCATCAATACCAATTATTTGATGTTACTTCATTCTGAAGACAAAATATTCAGCAATCTTTCTGATAAATTTTCTGAGAAACTTCAATTGAATCAAAGAAAAAAACTTCCTCTTATCGAGAAAGATCTTCAAAGTTTATCATTGGAAAATCAAAATGCTTCTCATGATCTTGAATTCAGCAACGATTATGAGGCTTTAGGAGCAATGTACGTGATCGAAGGTTCTACTTTGGGTGGAAATGTGATTGCAAAACAGCTTTCTAAAACGGAAGGTTTTGATAACGTAACGTTTAATTTCTTCGGATGTTATCAGGAAAATACGGGACCAATGTGGAAAAATTTCAAAGAAGTTTTAGATACAGAAGTTACTGAGGAAAACTATAACGAAGTTTTATCAGGCGCTAAAAAACTATATACGTTTTTACTGAACGTAAACTAA
- the pafA gene encoding alkaline phosphatase PafA encodes MLRKISIAAATFLSVITINAQKNKNSQLERPKLVVGLVVDQMRWDYLYRFYNKYGNDGFKRLLGTGYSLNNVHIPYVPTVTALGHTSIYTGSVPAIHGIAGNDWNDKETGKNVYCTADENVQPVGTTNAKVGSHSPKNLWSTTVTDELRLATNFQGKVIGVSLKDRASILPAGHTPNGVFWFDDSTGNFITSTWYMNDLPQWVKSFNSQGLPDKLVANGWNTLLPINQYTESSPDNSSWEGLLGSSKTPTFPYSNLAKDYQEKKDNIRYTPFGNTLTLKLAEASVEGEKLGADNITDMLAINLASTDYAGHKFGPNSIEVEDVYLRLDQDLAEFFNYLDSKVGKGEYTVFLSADHGASHSIGFLKEHKITAGFFGEGMEKDINDKLKAKFGVDKLINAVDNYQVYFDRKLLNDNKLELDNVIDFTVKELEKDPTVLYAVSVTKVAQSTIPEPIKQRIINGINRQRSGDIQLISHDSMLPPYAKTGTTHSVWNSYDSHIPLIFMGWGIQHGESNKPYFMTDIAPTVSSLLKIQFPSGNVGNPITEVIGR; translated from the coding sequence ATGCTTAGGAAAATTTCAATTGCGGCGGCGACTTTTCTGTCCGTAATTACAATCAATGCTCAGAAGAATAAAAATTCTCAATTAGAAAGACCTAAATTAGTTGTTGGTCTGGTGGTAGATCAAATGCGTTGGGATTATTTGTACCGTTTTTATAATAAATATGGAAATGATGGTTTCAAAAGGTTATTAGGGACGGGATATTCTCTAAATAATGTTCATATTCCTTACGTTCCTACGGTTACGGCTTTGGGGCATACTTCTATTTATACAGGCTCTGTTCCAGCGATTCACGGGATTGCAGGAAATGACTGGAATGATAAAGAAACCGGTAAAAATGTATATTGTACAGCAGATGAAAATGTTCAACCAGTAGGAACAACCAATGCAAAAGTGGGAAGCCATTCTCCGAAAAATCTTTGGTCTACAACGGTAACAGACGAATTAAGATTAGCAACCAATTTTCAGGGAAAGGTGATTGGGGTTTCTTTAAAAGACCGTGCATCAATTCTTCCTGCCGGACACACTCCGAATGGTGTTTTTTGGTTTGATGATTCTACAGGAAACTTTATCACCAGCACTTGGTATATGAATGATCTGCCGCAATGGGTAAAATCTTTCAACTCTCAAGGATTACCGGATAAATTGGTTGCAAATGGTTGGAATACTTTACTTCCGATCAATCAATATACAGAAAGTTCACCGGATAATTCTTCTTGGGAAGGGCTTTTAGGAAGTTCAAAAACACCTACTTTTCCTTACAGTAATTTAGCAAAAGATTATCAGGAGAAAAAAGATAACATCCGTTATACGCCTTTCGGAAATACTTTGACGTTGAAATTGGCTGAAGCTTCTGTGGAAGGTGAAAAATTAGGAGCCGATAATATTACGGATATGCTAGCGATCAATTTGGCTTCAACGGATTATGCCGGACATAAATTTGGACCTAATTCTATTGAGGTTGAAGATGTTTATTTAAGATTAGATCAAGATTTAGCAGAATTTTTTAATTATCTGGATTCAAAAGTTGGAAAAGGGGAGTATACGGTTTTCCTTTCTGCTGACCACGGTGCATCTCATTCTATAGGATTTTTAAAAGAACATAAGATCACGGCAGGTTTCTTTGGAGAAGGAATGGAAAAAGATATCAATGATAAACTGAAAGCTAAATTCGGAGTTGATAAATTGATCAATGCTGTTGATAATTACCAGGTTTATTTCGATAGAAAATTATTGAATGATAATAAACTTGAGTTAGATAATGTAATAGATTTTACCGTTAAAGAATTAGAAAAAGACCCTACAGTTTTATATGCAGTTTCTGTGACGAAAGTAGCTCAATCTACTATTCCGGAGCCTATCAAGCAAAGAATTATTAATGGAATTAACAGACAGAGAAGTGGAGATATTCAATTGATTTCTCACGATTCTATGCTTCCTCCATATGCGAAAACAGGAACCACACACAGTGTTTGGAATTCTTATGACTCTCACATTCCATTAATTTTTATGGGTTGGGGAATTCAGCATGGAGAAAGCAATAAACCGTATTTTATGACTGATATTGCGCCTACAGTTTCTTCATTATTAAAAATTCAGTTCCCAAGCGGAAATGTTGGAAATCCGATTACAGAAGTTATTGGAAGATAA
- a CDS encoding TetR/AcrR family transcriptional regulator, translated as MAGRPKIFDENQAIEKATEVFKNKGYDIASAEELLNAMGIGKGSFYLAFKGGKQELYLRSIKQFSDSFHQKLSEGIANSDNEIEFIKQLFLGLANGTDCDKERGCYLGNALVQLSEKDDAIKKISAEILKNLQQLFAEVINKAQKNGQIKSSEDPEILAWHLTNLWNGIHVTKRMENSAQILTSIIELNLKLLD; from the coding sequence ATGGCAGGCAGACCAAAAATATTCGACGAAAATCAGGCAATTGAAAAAGCGACTGAAGTTTTCAAAAACAAAGGCTACGACATAGCCTCTGCAGAAGAATTATTGAATGCCATGGGAATCGGAAAAGGAAGCTTCTATTTGGCTTTTAAAGGAGGAAAACAGGAATTATATCTTCGCTCTATCAAACAGTTTTCAGATAGCTTTCATCAAAAATTATCTGAGGGAATTGCAAATTCTGACAACGAAATAGAATTCATTAAACAACTATTTTTAGGATTAGCCAACGGTACAGACTGCGATAAAGAACGAGGATGTTATTTAGGAAATGCATTGGTTCAACTCTCTGAAAAAGATGATGCAATAAAAAAAATATCAGCAGAAATTTTAAAAAATCTACAACAACTTTTTGCTGAAGTTATTAATAAAGCACAGAAAAACGGACAAATAAAAAGCTCAGAAGACCCTGAAATTTTAGCTTGGCATCTTACCAATCTCTGGAACGGAATTCACGTTACAAAACGTATGGAAAATTCAGCTCAAATTCTTACTTCAATCATTGAACTTAACTTAAAATTACTCGATTAA
- a CDS encoding SDR family oxidoreductase, with product MNITDNTILITGGGSGIGLEIAKALSPVNKIIIVGRNKEKLDTAAKDLENVFTIQADITNESDVNRLFEEVKTTFGGLNILINNAGNAYVYNIANDGNAHDKALAEFTTNYFAPIRLSEKFLPLLKEQNEAAIVNVSSIVGFVPGSHLPTYSDSKAALHSHTRLLRYELAKDTNVKVFELMPPLVATDFSAEIGGKENGIPASDVANDLVKALQENIYEVRVGDTNLLYNNFFAATKGAFATFNN from the coding sequence ATGAACATTACAGACAACACAATTTTGATCACTGGCGGAGGTTCAGGGATCGGTTTAGAAATTGCAAAAGCATTAAGTCCGGTAAATAAAATTATCATCGTCGGAAGAAACAAAGAAAAATTAGACACCGCAGCGAAAGATTTAGAAAATGTATTCACTATTCAGGCAGATATTACGAATGAAAGTGATGTCAACAGATTATTCGAAGAAGTAAAAACAACTTTCGGAGGGTTGAATATTTTAATCAACAATGCTGGAAACGCTTACGTTTACAATATCGCAAACGATGGAAATGCACATGACAAAGCATTGGCAGAATTTACAACCAATTATTTCGCGCCAATCAGACTGTCAGAAAAATTTCTTCCTCTGTTAAAAGAACAAAACGAGGCGGCAATCGTGAATGTTTCTTCCATCGTAGGTTTCGTTCCAGGATCTCATCTTCCAACATATTCAGATTCGAAAGCAGCGCTTCACTCTCACACAAGATTGTTGAGATACGAATTGGCAAAAGATACCAATGTGAAAGTTTTTGAATTGATGCCGCCTTTGGTTGCCACAGATTTCTCCGCAGAAATTGGAGGTAAAGAAAACGGAATTCCGGCTTCTGATGTCGCCAACGATCTTGTAAAAGCACTTCAGGAAAATATTTATGAAGTTCGTGTAGGAGATACAAATTTATTATACAACAATTTCTTTGCAGCTACAAAAGGGGCTTTTGCTACTTTTAATAATTAA
- a CDS encoding tetratricopeptide repeat protein produces MKLVLKILAFIFLICQIAVYGQKISDDSLMKKARLEIYDNPEKAINIAKNLLKKEKDINKSITIYLLLSTANIAKRNFDESLQYILKAKELAQKTNDPKMQVNVLVSVAIQYQQMELFSKSLETLNEADILLEKLPENVPEKLVETARSYAIRGMIYKSQSNSEIALEKFLISIKNFENVKAKKNTFANMSVVYYNIGYCYINLNQTEKAESAFSESINYAQKSNAKSLEAFALKGLAEMHKQKHENETALNLLVKAENLCKNTGDLVLNEGIYKEMSENYLAIGRPDLYQTYNKKCFEMRFKREQNELTSINHSINNHNKETVKKSSEIKNYYKYLTIAVIAISLILIAFFSYLSLKIRRQNQNYQREIQKLIKS; encoded by the coding sequence ATGAAATTAGTTTTAAAAATACTTGCATTCATTTTTTTGATCTGTCAGATTGCTGTTTATGGGCAAAAAATTTCTGATGATTCTCTGATGAAAAAAGCTCGTCTGGAAATTTATGATAATCCCGAAAAAGCGATAAATATTGCTAAAAATCTCCTGAAAAAGGAAAAAGATATTAATAAATCTATTACCATTTATTTACTGCTTTCAACCGCAAATATTGCCAAAAGAAACTTTGACGAATCGCTTCAATACATCTTAAAAGCTAAAGAATTGGCTCAAAAAACAAATGATCCCAAAATGCAGGTCAACGTTTTGGTTTCTGTGGCAATACAATATCAGCAGATGGAATTGTTCAGTAAAAGTCTGGAAACCCTCAATGAAGCTGATATTCTTCTTGAAAAACTACCCGAAAACGTTCCCGAAAAACTGGTTGAAACAGCCAGAAGTTATGCGATTCGCGGTATGATTTATAAAAGCCAGTCGAATTCTGAAATTGCGCTTGAAAAATTCCTGATTTCAATTAAAAACTTCGAGAATGTAAAGGCTAAAAAAAATACGTTTGCCAATATGAGTGTTGTGTATTACAACATCGGATATTGCTACATCAACCTCAACCAGACAGAAAAAGCAGAATCTGCCTTCTCGGAATCCATTAATTATGCTCAAAAAAGCAATGCTAAAAGTTTAGAAGCATTTGCATTAAAAGGTCTTGCCGAAATGCATAAACAAAAACATGAAAACGAAACCGCTTTAAATCTCTTAGTTAAAGCTGAAAATCTCTGTAAAAACACTGGTGATCTTGTCTTAAACGAAGGAATTTATAAAGAAATGTCTGAAAATTATCTCGCCATAGGAAGACCGGATCTCTATCAGACTTACAATAAAAAGTGTTTTGAGATGCGCTTTAAACGAGAGCAGAATGAACTTACTTCCATCAATCATTCTATCAACAATCACAATAAGGAAACCGTAAAGAAAAGCAGTGAGATTAAAAATTATTACAAATATCTTACAATCGCAGTTATTGCCATAAGCTTAATTCTAATAGCATTTTTTTCATATTTAAGTCTGAAAATAAGAAGACAAAACCAAAATTACCAGAGAGAAATTCAAAAGCTCATTAAATCATAA
- a CDS encoding T9SS type A sorting domain-containing protein, with the protein MKNAKFIKWIFLFISLLSQNMNAQSYTNTYNGVNYSSSRPYNLNVIYFVPNDIPLDPAYKTRLSAILLWGQNFYKQNMIQNGYGSKTFGLFTETINPNNVEINVIHGASPHTSYTYNNRTTMDTEIATYFANNPTLKTSDHTLVITAVTDQSTADAPFFGIGRNCYAIDYPQFNIQYLGTDNYSFTKWFGGMMHELGHGLNLPHSAQTKTEYNDPNKGITLMSFGNSTLGKSPTFINRAGCAVLNSCQVFADAPGVTYYNGNTAGLTGLQTAFNNGILTLYGTFQSNRQVTDVNIYQNPTQYPFPGNNSIAWSVTPSGGAFTVNMPVSELEFTNQNYYLVVQLVLQNGESTFEYYKYSYVNGVPNINIDFSTVYTCVGSSLQLNSNISGASYQWQFENSDGTWSNYPEGNVSGYATFTGSQTSTMTISNISSTYINAPNKARVAVKKADGTMAYTQGWVWKVRGITSQPATLTKTCVGSSLQLSAQASGASYQWQFQNADGSWSNYPEGNVPNYAIFSGTKTTTMTISNISNYYINNPNKARLLVYGENDCTTASNTAIWQAEGITAQPAALTTTCVGSSLQLTAQASGASYQWQYQNANGTWGNYPEGNVPSYATFSGTKTPTMTISNVSANYINGNQARLLVTGSNGCTTTSNTVTWNSKNCAARSGKDDMSDIKNITNSMNDQTVYPNPVEDELTVNLGSVKDNYQVEISNSVGQTIYKTTTSDQTLKVFLSDKPAGIYIVNIKGVKTGSNKSIKIIKK; encoded by the coding sequence ATGAAAAACGCAAAATTTATTAAATGGATATTTTTATTTATATCCCTACTCAGTCAAAATATGAATGCCCAATCTTACACTAATACTTATAATGGTGTAAATTATTCATCCTCCAGGCCATATAACCTTAATGTCATTTATTTTGTTCCAAATGACATCCCGCTAGATCCCGCCTACAAAACGAGGTTAAGTGCTATTTTACTTTGGGGACAAAACTTCTACAAACAAAATATGATACAAAATGGATATGGCTCCAAAACATTTGGCCTTTTTACAGAGACTATCAATCCAAATAATGTAGAAATCAATGTAATCCACGGCGCTAGTCCTCATACAAGTTATACCTATAATAACAGAACTACAATGGATACGGAAATTGCAACTTATTTCGCAAACAATCCTACTCTAAAAACCAGTGATCATACCTTAGTTATAACTGCAGTTACAGATCAGTCTACTGCTGATGCACCTTTTTTCGGAATAGGCAGAAATTGCTATGCTATAGATTATCCTCAGTTTAATATTCAATATTTAGGTACTGATAATTATTCATTTACCAAATGGTTCGGAGGAATGATGCACGAGCTGGGACACGGGCTTAATCTACCACATTCTGCACAAACAAAGACTGAATATAATGATCCTAATAAAGGTATCACTTTGATGTCTTTTGGCAATTCAACATTAGGAAAATCACCAACATTCATTAATCGTGCCGGATGCGCAGTATTAAATAGCTGTCAGGTATTTGCAGATGCTCCGGGTGTTACTTACTATAACGGAAATACAGCGGGGTTAACTGGTCTTCAGACAGCCTTCAACAATGGTATACTTACTCTTTATGGTACATTTCAGTCAAACAGACAGGTAACTGATGTGAACATATATCAAAATCCCACCCAATACCCATTCCCTGGAAACAATTCCATTGCATGGTCTGTTACTCCAAGCGGAGGCGCTTTTACAGTAAATATGCCGGTTAGCGAATTAGAATTTACAAATCAAAATTATTATTTAGTCGTACAACTTGTACTTCAAAATGGAGAAAGCACTTTTGAATATTATAAATATTCTTATGTAAATGGTGTTCCAAATATAAATATTGATTTTAGTACAGTTTATACATGTGTTGGCAGCTCTTTACAATTAAATAGCAATATCTCAGGAGCTTCATACCAATGGCAATTTGAAAATTCTGATGGAACATGGAGCAATTATCCGGAAGGAAACGTATCTGGATATGCAACATTTACAGGTTCACAAACATCTACAATGACCATATCCAATATCTCAAGTACCTACATTAATGCTCCAAATAAAGCAAGAGTAGCAGTTAAAAAAGCAGATGGCACCATGGCATACACTCAAGGATGGGTTTGGAAAGTTCGTGGAATCACCTCGCAACCCGCAACCTTAACAAAAACCTGTGTAGGAAGCTCATTACAATTATCTGCACAGGCTTCAGGAGCATCTTATCAGTGGCAGTTCCAAAATGCAGACGGTAGCTGGAGTAATTATCCCGAAGGTAATGTACCCAATTATGCCATTTTCTCAGGCACTAAAACAACTACAATGACCATATCAAATATTTCAAATTACTATATAAACAATCCAAACAAAGCAAGACTGCTCGTGTATGGTGAAAATGACTGTACCACTGCCTCCAATACCGCAATCTGGCAAGCAGAAGGCATAACTGCACAACCCGCAGCTCTTACCACCACCTGTGTAGGAAGTTCTTTACAATTAACCGCGCAGGCTTCAGGAGCTTCTTACCAATGGCAATATCAAAATGCAAACGGTACCTGGGGGAATTATCCTGAAGGAAATGTACCCAGCTACGCCACATTCTCGGGTACCAAGACACCTACAATGACAATTTCTAATGTTTCTGCCAATTATATCAATGGTAATCAGGCAAGGCTGCTAGTAACGGGATCGAATGGTTGTACTACTACATCAAATACAGTTACTTGGAATTCTAAAAATTGTGCAGCACGTTCAGGAAAGGATGATATGAGTGATATTAAAAACATAACAAATAGCATGAATGATCAAACGGTATATCCTAATCCTGTTGAAGATGAATTAACCGTTAATCTAGGTTCTGTTAAAGATAATTATCAGGTAGAAATTTCTAATAGTGTCGGACAAACAATATACAAGACCACAACCTCTGACCAAACATTAAAAGTATTCCTATCAGATAAACCTGCAGGAATTTATATTGTCAATATTAAAGGGGTAAAGACTGGAAGCAATAAATCTATAAAGATCATAAAGAAATAA
- a CDS encoding helix-turn-helix transcriptional regulator codes for MLKSNAQLLTLLFFSVFVNGQSGPDFNILADKAFQKLYQNPDDCISYSQSLLISDQSIEHKIVLQNIISQAYAMKGDYVQSVNILSQKENGEKESFSYFMQMFGDYNLADQYQNLDLYNQSQEIISNLLSDNKLFNKSENPKIKITIAKLYQLQALNFGINRNYVSALENLDKSDQFINDKNEENKIIGTENKIFRSSFLMRQNKLEDSRKLLEKTIYTINNQENNTFLYALAYENLSRYFFLKEDYNSSIQNLEKGLLKIENIPYNGLKIKIYESLAKSYLALHNDEKYHYYNKLYIDLKTKLDSNTKEGIRYIVKLVENHQSQNLEFQEQNESKKFWTLTTVISLIIIGLISYFLMATRRNKDLKKQIDFFEKQKKWEQTIRIIVPKTEEPIIIADKIIEKDSNKISKEKEDEILQKLEDWEHTDRYLNKNMSLSMLSAQMGVNTKYLSEVINTTKGKNFNGYINELRINHIAHLLKTDSTYLNYKVSYLAEFSGFSSHSAFTTVFKSVTGMSPNVYIQEISKNRAS; via the coding sequence ATGCTGAAAAGTAACGCTCAGCTGTTGACTCTTCTATTCTTTTCAGTTTTTGTAAACGGACAATCAGGCCCGGATTTTAATATTTTAGCGGATAAGGCTTTTCAGAAATTATATCAAAACCCGGATGACTGCATCAGCTATTCACAAAGTCTTCTCATCAGCGATCAGAGCATTGAACATAAGATTGTATTGCAAAATATAATCTCCCAAGCATACGCTATGAAAGGAGATTACGTGCAGTCTGTGAACATTTTAAGCCAAAAAGAAAACGGAGAAAAAGAAAGCTTTTCTTACTTTATGCAAATGTTTGGAGATTATAATCTTGCTGATCAGTATCAAAACTTAGATCTTTATAATCAGTCTCAGGAAATCATCTCTAACCTTCTGTCTGACAATAAATTATTCAATAAAAGCGAAAATCCAAAGATAAAAATTACGATTGCTAAATTGTATCAACTTCAGGCTCTTAATTTCGGGATTAATAGAAACTATGTTTCAGCATTAGAAAACCTTGATAAAAGTGATCAGTTTATCAATGATAAAAATGAAGAAAACAAGATTATTGGAACTGAAAACAAAATCTTTCGTTCGTCATTTTTAATGAGGCAAAATAAACTGGAAGACTCAAGAAAACTACTTGAAAAAACCATTTACACCATTAATAATCAAGAAAATAATACTTTTCTATACGCACTTGCATATGAAAATTTGTCACGTTATTTCTTCCTTAAAGAAGACTATAATTCATCAATTCAGAACTTAGAAAAAGGATTGTTGAAGATTGAAAATATTCCTTACAACGGATTAAAAATTAAAATTTATGAATCTTTAGCTAAAAGCTATCTTGCTCTTCATAATGACGAAAAATATCATTATTACAACAAACTTTATATTGATCTGAAAACAAAATTAGATTCCAACACGAAAGAAGGAATCCGATATATTGTAAAATTGGTTGAAAATCATCAAAGCCAGAATCTTGAATTCCAAGAACAAAATGAATCAAAGAAATTCTGGACATTAACAACAGTTATATCATTAATTATCATTGGTTTAATTTCCTATTTTCTAATGGCAACTCGAAGAAATAAAGACCTGAAAAAGCAAATCGATTTCTTTGAAAAACAGAAAAAATGGGAACAGACGATTCGTATAATTGTCCCAAAAACAGAAGAACCGATTATTATTGCTGATAAAATTATTGAAAAAGACTCCAATAAAATTTCCAAAGAAAAAGAAGATGAAATTTTACAAAAACTGGAAGATTGGGAACACACAGATCGATATTTAAACAAAAACATGTCACTTTCCATGCTTTCTGCTCAAATGGGTGTTAATACCAAATATCTTTCTGAGGTCATTAATACTACCAAAGGAAAAAACTTCAACGGATATATTAATGAATTGAGAATCAACCACATTGCTCATTTATTAAAGACAGATTCCACTTATCTTAATTACAAGGTAAGCTATCTCGCAGAATTTTCAGGATTCTCTTCTCACAGTGCGTTTACGACCGTTTTTAAATCTGTGACAGGAATGTCTCCCAATGTTTATATTCAGGAAATCAGCAAAAACAGAGCATCATGA
- a CDS encoding GNAT family N-acetyltransferase, producing the protein MIKIKKLQKLNSNPTLNWGLNGYETHKIFAVSSIEIGNTFEFNLREKNQHYRKIWETTSDDINELNTIIEQGHSFGAFENEELIGWIICDFREWNNSLFIENMLISEKFRGQNIGKLLIKNINREARELQCRIVELETQNTNYSAIKFYQKAGFTITGINTKLYDDSTETALFMSYELLI; encoded by the coding sequence ATGATAAAGATCAAAAAACTACAAAAACTCAACTCCAACCCAACACTCAATTGGGGATTGAATGGTTATGAAACTCATAAAATCTTCGCCGTTTCAAGCATCGAAATCGGGAATACTTTTGAATTTAATTTAAGAGAAAAAAATCAACATTACAGGAAAATCTGGGAAACAACTTCTGATGATATTAACGAGCTTAATACAATTATTGAGCAAGGACATTCTTTCGGAGCCTTTGAAAATGAAGAATTGATCGGCTGGATTATCTGTGATTTCAGAGAGTGGAACAACAGTCTTTTCATCGAAAATATGCTGATTAGTGAGAAATTCCGAGGACAAAATATTGGTAAATTATTAATTAAAAATATTAATAGAGAAGCAAGAGAACTACAATGCCGAATCGTAGAACTGGAAACCCAGAATACAAATTATTCCGCTATCAAATTTTATCAGAAAGCAGGTTTTACGATTACAGGAATCAATACGAAACTGTATGACGATTCTACGGAAACAGCTTTGTTTATGAGCTACGAACTTCTTATCTAA
- a CDS encoding malate dehydrogenase, with the protein MKVTVVGAGAVGASCAEYIAMKDFCSEVVLVDIKEGFAEGKAMDLMQTASLNGFDTKITGTTGDYSKTAGSHVAVITSGIPRKPGMTREELIGINAGIVKDVTANLVKHSPEVIIIVVSNPMDTMAYLVHKTSGLPKHKIIGMGGALDSARFQYRLAEALEAPISDVNGMVIAAHSDTGMLPLLSKATRNGVPVTEFLSDEQQKYVIEETKVGGATLTKLLGTSAWYAPGAAVSVMVQAIACDQKKMIPCSLMLEGEYGQNDICLGVPAIIGKNGIENIVNITLTADEQLKFAEAANAVREVNGDLKF; encoded by the coding sequence ATGAAAGTAACTGTAGTAGGTGCAGGCGCTGTAGGAGCGAGTTGTGCAGAATACATCGCAATGAAAGACTTCTGTTCAGAAGTAGTTTTAGTAGACATTAAAGAAGGATTTGCGGAAGGTAAAGCAATGGATTTGATGCAGACAGCATCTCTTAACGGATTCGATACCAAAATTACCGGAACAACAGGAGATTACAGCAAAACTGCAGGTTCTCATGTAGCGGTTATCACTTCAGGGATTCCTAGAAAACCTGGAATGACAAGAGAAGAATTGATCGGTATCAATGCAGGAATCGTAAAAGACGTAACTGCAAACTTGGTAAAACATTCTCCAGAAGTAATCATTATCGTGGTTTCTAACCCAATGGATACTATGGCGTATTTGGTACACAAAACTTCAGGTCTTCCTAAGCACAAGATTATCGGAATGGGTGGTGCCTTGGATTCTGCAAGATTCCAATACAGATTGGCTGAAGCTTTAGAAGCTCCAATTTCTGACGTAAACGGAATGGTAATCGCTGCTCACAGTGATACTGGTATGCTTCCTCTATTGAGCAAGGCTACAAGAAACGGTGTTCCAGTAACTGAATTCCTTAGCGACGAGCAACAAAAATATGTAATCGAAGAAACTAAAGTTGGAGGTGCAACTCTTACTAAATTATTAGGAACTTCTGCTTGGTATGCGCCAGGTGCAGCTGTTTCTGTAATGGTTCAGGCAATTGCATGTGACCAAAAGAAAATGATCCCTTGTTCATTAATGCTTGAAGGTGAATACGGACAAAATGATATCTGCCTAGGTGTTCCTGCAATTATCGGGAAAAACGGTATAGAAAATATCGTTAACATCACATTGACTGCTGACGAGCAATTGAAATTCGCTGAAGCTGCTAATGCAGTAAGAGAAGTGAATGGTGATTTGAAGTTTTAA